The genomic DNA ACTTCCGCACGGTAGTAAAACGCATCGGCAAGAAAGGGGTCAGGTATCACAAGCTCTCCAAGATGATCACCGTGGACCGCCGGGTACGGAGGAGCAAGGTAGGCAGAATAGGCATACTGGCCGCCGGCACTTCCGATGTGGCCGTTGCAGACGAGGCCAGGATCGTCGCCGAGACCATGGGTTGCGAGGTCCTCACTTCCTACGATATAGGAGTGGCGGCCTTCCACCGCTTCCTCACTCCCCTGGAGGACATGCTGAAGGCGGACGTGGACGTGCTCATCGTGGTGGCGGGCATGGAAGGCGCTTTGCCCAGCGTGATAGGCGGACTGGTGAACAAGCCGATCATAGCCGTACCCACCAGCATCGGGTACGGCGCCAACTTCGGCGGATTATCGGCATTGCTGGCCATGCTCAAC from Methanomassiliicoccales archaeon includes the following:
- the larB gene encoding nickel pincer cofactor biosynthesis protein LarB, encoding MNIRDVLDMYKKGEIDSAKAERLLRLDFIEKVGEHTVFDHSREARKGIPEIIFGETKTPQQVAEIVEKVLEDKEAVLVSRASEQHFRTVVKRIGKKGVRYHKLSKMITVDRRVRRSKVGRIGILAAGTSDVAVADEARIVAETMGCEVLTSYDIGVAAFHRFLTPLEDMLKADVDVLIVVAGMEGALPSVIGGLVNKPIIAVPTSIGYGANFGGLSALLAMLN